One Chryseobacterium wanjuense genomic region harbors:
- the aceA gene encoding isocitrate lyase yields the protein MKTKQEQIREIEKDWLENPRWAGIKRPYTAEEVLKLRGSYKLDYTIAAEMAKKFWNKLHHQDFVAGLGALTGNQAVQEVDAGLEAIYLSGWQVAADANLSGEMYPDQSLYPANSVPSVVKKINNALLRADQIQSVNGGGEKEYLVPIIADAEAGFGGNLNAYELMKQMIEAGAAAVHFEDQLSSAKKCGHLGGKVLVPTQEAINKLISARLAADVLGVPTLIIARTDADAADLLTSDIDDRDKKFITGERTSEGFYVVKNGVEQGIDRGLSYAPYADLIWMETSNPDLEQARKFAEGIHSKYPEKMLAYNCSPSFNWAAKLSVDEMLNFREELAKMGYKFQFITLAGFHALNTAMFELALAYKEKGMAGYSELQEREFALQKQGFRAVKHQSFVGTGYFDEIQNIVTNGSSATVAMKDSTETAQFH from the coding sequence ATGAAAACAAAACAAGAACAAATCCGGGAAATAGAAAAAGACTGGCTGGAAAATCCACGCTGGGCTGGAATTAAAAGACCTTACACGGCGGAAGAGGTATTGAAGCTGCGTGGTTCTTATAAATTAGATTATACGATTGCAGCAGAAATGGCGAAGAAGTTCTGGAACAAATTACATCATCAGGACTTTGTTGCCGGATTGGGCGCTCTGACGGGAAATCAGGCAGTACAGGAAGTTGATGCAGGTCTGGAAGCTATTTATCTTTCAGGATGGCAGGTTGCTGCAGATGCCAATCTATCGGGTGAAATGTATCCCGACCAATCATTGTATCCCGCGAATTCGGTGCCTTCGGTGGTGAAAAAAATTAATAATGCTTTATTAAGAGCAGATCAAATACAATCTGTGAATGGAGGAGGGGAAAAAGAATATCTGGTTCCGATCATTGCTGATGCGGAAGCTGGTTTTGGAGGAAATTTGAATGCATATGAACTGATGAAACAAATGATTGAAGCGGGAGCTGCGGCCGTGCATTTTGAAGATCAGCTGTCTTCTGCGAAAAAATGTGGTCATTTGGGTGGAAAAGTTTTGGTTCCGACTCAGGAAGCGATCAATAAATTGATTTCTGCCCGTCTTGCGGCGGATGTTTTAGGAGTTCCGACTTTAATTATTGCAAGAACAGATGCAGATGCGGCGGATTTACTGACTTCAGATATTGATGACAGAGATAAAAAATTTATAACCGGAGAAAGAACTTCCGAAGGTTTTTATGTCGTGAAAAATGGAGTAGAACAGGGAATCGACAGAGGTTTGTCTTATGCTCCCTATGCCGATTTGATCTGGATGGAAACTTCAAATCCTGATCTGGAACAGGCAAGAAAATTTGCAGAAGGCATCCACTCAAAATATCCTGAGAAAATGCTGGCTTATAATTGTTCGCCATCATTCAACTGGGCTGCCAAATTGAGCGTCGATGAAATGTTGAATTTCAGGGAAGAATTGGCAAAAATGGGCTATAAATTCCAGTTTATTACTCTGGCTGGCTTCCATGCGTTGAATACGGCGATGTTTGAATTGGCTTTGGCTTACAAAGAAAAAGGAATGGCGGGATATTCGGAATTGCAGGAACGTGAATTTGCCCTTCAAAAGCAAGGCTTCAGGGCAGTGAAGCATCAGTCTTTTGTAGGGACAGGATATTTTGATGAGATTCAGAATATTGTGACCAACGGTTCTTCGGCGACGGTGGCAATGAAAGATTCTACGGAGACGGCGCAGTTTCATTAA
- a CDS encoding helix-turn-helix domain-containing protein: MNSESDFIKTVFGLKLKQQRQKKNWSLQDLAVKTGLSKSYLNEIENGKKYPKHDKIIQLSEALSCTFDDLVSTKLDKSLAPFNEILQSDFFKEIPLDLFGINKNNLISIISDAPKKVTAFINALIEISQNYNLGKERFYFAVLRSFQELYDNYFPEIEEKVVQFARENQVEISKNLQPDVLENILTGKFNYKIQSEDFQQYGTLDNLRSLFIPEKKLLLLNKKLEQDQKTFIFAKEIGFNVLELKSRPNTYSWLDFGSFEEILNNFYASYFAGALLISKQKTLEKTSEFFLQHDWDPLNFENLIKYFTHSPETFYYRLTNILSSELGIKDLFYLCLVKKKNSDKIQILKELHLNHQQAPHANATNEHYCRRWIAVKNLHHLKENETLTDAQISHYKDQGISYLVISTSQKNPFSDGSNRSYCLGILLNSQTIKKINFIKSSNLKTINVGVTCESCSISDCEVRQAPPIRLEKEYFNLSMKNAIERIRKEF, translated from the coding sequence ATGAATTCTGAAAGTGACTTTATCAAAACGGTTTTTGGATTAAAACTAAAACAGCAGAGACAGAAGAAAAACTGGTCTTTGCAGGATCTTGCCGTGAAAACAGGATTGTCTAAATCTTATTTAAATGAAATAGAAAACGGTAAAAAATATCCGAAGCATGATAAAATCATCCAGCTTTCAGAAGCTCTGAGCTGTACTTTTGATGATCTGGTATCTACAAAACTGGATAAAAGCCTGGCTCCCTTCAATGAAATTTTACAATCTGATTTTTTTAAGGAAATTCCCCTCGACCTTTTTGGGATTAATAAAAACAATCTCATCAGCATCATCAGTGATGCCCCCAAAAAAGTAACGGCTTTTATCAATGCGTTGATTGAAATTTCACAGAATTATAATCTGGGAAAAGAGCGATTTTATTTTGCGGTTTTGAGATCATTTCAGGAATTGTATGATAATTATTTTCCTGAAATTGAGGAAAAAGTTGTGCAATTTGCCCGTGAAAATCAAGTGGAAATCAGTAAAAACCTACAACCTGATGTTTTAGAAAATATATTAACTGGAAAATTTAATTATAAGATCCAATCTGAAGATTTTCAACAATATGGAACGCTTGACAATCTTCGTTCATTGTTTATTCCAGAGAAAAAATTGCTTCTTTTAAATAAAAAATTAGAACAAGATCAAAAAACTTTCATTTTTGCTAAAGAAATTGGCTTCAATGTTCTGGAACTGAAAAGTCGCCCCAACACCTATTCATGGCTGGATTTCGGAAGTTTTGAGGAAATTCTAAATAATTTCTATGCTTCTTATTTCGCCGGAGCTTTATTAATCTCAAAACAAAAAACGCTTGAAAAAACTTCAGAATTTTTCCTTCAACATGACTGGGATCCTTTGAATTTTGAGAATTTAATTAAATATTTCACCCATTCGCCTGAAACATTTTACTATCGTCTGACCAATATCTTATCTTCTGAATTGGGAATAAAGGATTTGTTTTATTTATGCTTGGTCAAAAAGAAAAATTCTGATAAAATACAGATTTTAAAAGAGTTACACCTTAATCATCAACAAGCTCCTCATGCGAACGCGACCAACGAACATTATTGCAGACGATGGATTGCTGTGAAAAATCTGCATCATTTAAAAGAAAATGAAACCTTGACAGATGCGCAAATTTCACATTATAAAGACCAGGGAATCAGTTATCTCGTAATTTCAACTTCACAGAAAAATCCGTTTTCTGACGGCAGTAACAGAAGTTATTGCCTTGGAATTTTGTTGAATTCTCAAACGATTAAAAAAATTAATTTTATAAAATCCTCCAATTTGAAAACAATAAACGTCGGTGTAACCTGCGAATCGTGCAGTATTTCGGATTGCGAAGTGAGGCAAGCGCCGCCGATTCGTCTGGAAAAAGAGTATTTTAATTTGAGTATGAAAAATGCGATTGAGAGGATTAGGAAGGAATTTTAG
- a CDS encoding LuxE/PaaK family acyltransferase, whose product MENIFDILTEQDFLNASLKTFYHQYENVEIYRKFVDYLKINPKEVDSLTKIPFLPIEMFKNHQILDKNVTTDLFFQSSGTTQMNLSKHFIADEKIYQESIYKSFKQFIGTPEDFIFLGLLPSYLEKQNSSLIYMVDYLMKKSGKPENGYFLYNHADLFELLNTLQDKKVILFGVSFALLDFLDFCSSNTQTLLSSNTLTVIETGGMKGRKEEMTKDELLKILQEGFKTEKIYSEYSMTELLSQAYSLGNNEYQCPNWMRIMVRNAEDPFNYEKEGRTGAINIIDLANIHSCSFIATQDLGKITGDKFQVLGRIDHSDIRGCSLLVS is encoded by the coding sequence GTGGAAAATATATTTGACATACTGACAGAACAGGATTTTCTGAATGCTTCATTGAAAACATTCTATCATCAATACGAAAATGTAGAAATCTATAGAAAGTTTGTGGATTATTTAAAAATTAATCCTAAAGAAGTGGACAGTCTGACAAAAATTCCGTTTCTACCCATCGAGATGTTTAAAAACCATCAGATTTTAGACAAGAATGTGACAACGGATTTATTTTTTCAAAGTTCGGGTACGACGCAGATGAATTTGTCTAAACATTTCATTGCCGACGAAAAGATCTATCAGGAAAGTATTTACAAGAGTTTTAAACAGTTTATCGGGACGCCGGAAGATTTTATTTTCCTGGGGCTTTTGCCGAGTTATCTGGAGAAACAAAATTCGTCATTAATTTATATGGTAGACTATCTGATGAAAAAATCCGGCAAGCCGGAAAACGGGTATTTCCTTTACAATCATGCTGATTTGTTTGAATTATTAAATACTTTGCAAGATAAAAAAGTGATCCTTTTTGGAGTTTCTTTTGCCCTTCTGGATTTTCTGGACTTTTGCAGCTCAAACACTCAAACACTCTTATCCTCAAACACTCTTACGGTAATTGAGACGGGCGGAATGAAAGGCAGAAAAGAAGAAATGACAAAAGACGAGCTGTTGAAAATTTTACAGGAAGGTTTTAAAACAGAAAAAATTTATTCAGAATATTCCATGACAGAGCTTCTTTCTCAGGCTTATTCTCTGGGAAATAATGAATACCAATGTCCGAACTGGATGCGGATTATGGTGAGAAATGCAGAAGATCCTTTTAACTACGAAAAAGAAGGAAGAACCGGCGCAATTAATATTATCGATCTGGCGAATATCCATTCGTGTTCGTTCATTGCGACGCAGGATTTGGGAAAAATCACGGGCGACAAATTTCAGGTGTTGGGAAGAATTGATCATTCGGATATTCGGGGATGTAGTTTGCTTGTGAGTTGA
- a CDS encoding DUF5715 family protein translates to MGRVFCTILVSFTFNFHYSQAAKKVLPCHDLAEVLKVEPTALYKPHLDASKSFGVKLLKDSKTVQKYISSGKFHKIKKTGKGYRVQKLDYSRAWMVSKGKLMLEKMGARFSKETKGHTFTVSSITRTLEDQCRLRRVNSNASLGISSHNYGNSFDISYVRFNDVLKYNPKMEAALEKVLKYYYNLGRIYYIKEKQQSCYHITVRNY, encoded by the coding sequence ATGGGGAGAGTTTTTTGTACGATTTTAGTGTCTTTTACTTTTAATTTTCATTATTCTCAGGCTGCAAAAAAAGTACTACCATGTCATGATCTCGCTGAGGTTTTGAAGGTAGAACCGACTGCGCTTTACAAACCGCATCTGGATGCTTCCAAAAGTTTTGGAGTCAAACTGCTTAAAGATTCCAAGACTGTTCAGAAATACATCAGCAGCGGAAAATTTCATAAAATTAAAAAAACAGGAAAGGGCTATCGCGTTCAGAAGCTCGATTACAGCAGAGCCTGGATGGTTTCTAAAGGCAAGCTGATGCTGGAAAAGATGGGAGCCCGCTTCAGCAAAGAAACGAAAGGTCATACTTTTACGGTTTCGTCCATTACCAGGACGCTGGAAGATCAGTGCAGATTAAGGAGGGTTAATTCTAATGCTTCTTTAGGGATCAGTTCACACAATTACGGCAATTCATTCGATATTTCTTATGTTCGTTTCAATGATGTTCTGAAATACAATCCCAAGATGGAAGCTGCACTGGAAAAAGTGCTGAAATACTATTACAATCTGGGAAGGATTTATTATATCAAAGAAAAACAGCAAAGCTGCTATCACATTACGGTTAGAAATTATTAA
- the aceB gene encoding malate synthase A — METKTQLKIKAQQQFEEIFSNDLVDFLIELHQNFNKKRIKLLEERKKTQQEFDKGILPKFLSETEEIRNGNWVCSPLPDDLLDRRVEITGPVDRKMIINALNSGASTFMADFEDSNSPTWKNCMEGQINLSDAINQQIDFTNEQGKSYELNEKTAVLLVRPRGLHLNEKHLEINGEETSASLIDFGIYFFRNAKQLLENGSGPYFYLPKLEHYKEARWWNEVFIFSQNYLGIPQGTIKATVLIETIAASFQIDEILFELKEHSSGLNCGRWDYIFSFIKKFRNLPEFIVPDRDQVTMTSPFMSAYSKRVIEICHKRNVHAIGGMAAQIPIKNDYEANSIAFGKVRSDKEREVKNGHDGTWVAHPALVSVAKDIFDQFMPSRNQIDKKFNYQITEKDLLEIPKGEITENGVRKNINVGILYIESWLMGIGAAAIYNLMEDAATAEISRTQIWQWLKNEAVLSDDRTLTRKMVLQWEAEEMERIEKYVGEERFKNGKFNLAKELFNELIFCENFEEFLTLKAYPFI, encoded by the coding sequence ATGGAAACTAAAACTCAATTAAAAATAAAGGCTCAACAACAGTTTGAGGAGATTTTTTCTAATGATTTAGTAGATTTTCTTATTGAACTTCATCAGAATTTTAACAAGAAAAGAATAAAACTTCTCGAAGAAAGAAAAAAAACTCAGCAGGAATTTGATAAAGGAATTCTTCCGAAATTCTTATCTGAAACTGAAGAAATCAGAAACGGAAATTGGGTTTGTTCACCACTTCCTGATGATCTTCTGGACAGACGTGTGGAAATTACCGGACCGGTCGATCGGAAAATGATTATTAATGCATTGAATTCCGGTGCTTCAACATTCATGGCAGATTTTGAAGACAGTAATTCCCCAACCTGGAAAAATTGTATGGAAGGACAAATTAATCTTTCTGATGCGATTAACCAACAAATTGATTTTACAAATGAGCAGGGAAAATCTTATGAACTTAATGAAAAAACTGCGGTTTTACTGGTTCGTCCGAGAGGTTTACATTTAAACGAAAAACATCTGGAAATTAATGGAGAAGAAACTTCAGCTTCATTAATTGATTTTGGAATTTATTTTTTCAGAAATGCAAAACAATTGTTGGAAAACGGTAGCGGACCTTATTTTTACCTTCCAAAACTGGAACATTATAAAGAAGCCAGATGGTGGAATGAAGTTTTTATTTTTTCGCAAAACTATCTGGGAATTCCTCAGGGAACGATCAAAGCAACCGTTTTGATTGAAACTATTGCTGCTTCTTTCCAAATTGACGAAATTTTATTTGAATTAAAAGAACACAGCTCCGGCTTGAATTGTGGGCGCTGGGATTATATTTTTTCATTTATTAAAAAATTTAGAAATCTTCCCGAATTTATTGTTCCCGACAGAGACCAGGTGACAATGACTTCCCCTTTTATGAGTGCTTATTCTAAAAGGGTGATTGAAATTTGTCATAAAAGAAATGTCCACGCAATCGGTGGAATGGCTGCGCAAATTCCTATTAAGAATGATTATGAAGCAAACAGCATTGCCTTTGGAAAAGTGAGAAGTGACAAAGAACGTGAAGTGAAAAACGGACACGACGGAACCTGGGTGGCACATCCGGCGTTGGTTTCTGTAGCGAAAGATATTTTCGACCAATTCATGCCTTCACGCAACCAAATTGATAAAAAATTTAATTATCAGATTACAGAAAAAGATCTGCTTGAAATCCCAAAAGGGGAGATCACCGAAAATGGAGTACGAAAAAACATCAATGTCGGAATTCTTTACATTGAATCTTGGCTGATGGGAATTGGTGCGGCAGCAATTTATAACTTAATGGAAGATGCGGCAACAGCGGAAATTTCAAGAACCCAAATCTGGCAGTGGCTGAAAAATGAAGCAGTGTTGAGCGACGACCGGACATTAACCAGAAAAATGGTTCTCCAGTGGGAAGCTGAAGAAATGGAGCGTATTGAAAAATATGTCGGTGAGGAACGTTTCAAAAACGGGAAATTCAATCTTGCCAAAGAACTTTTCAATGAACTGATTTTCTGTGAAAACTTTGAAGAATTTCTGACACTGAAAGCATATCCTTTTATATAG
- a CDS encoding P-loop ATPase, Sll1717 family, whose product MSGFKLRDIYLGVNDGKKEALYKNDFENYFVEYNNNYNDILKPEKYLIIGRKGSGKTILAEYVKKQAVKKNSWYCKIKSYKDFRFQELINFKTNDVSPNEYSAIWRWIILLDIAKLIFEDHTLNDKQGIKKLQDFFKENYNSLDIDDKKILEINKNNKINGSILTEIINISGEKGSEIKFGDGNYLNYIEDLERVILKILKSSKSKYTLFYDELDDRFQNDEFYRNSLISLIKAVDSLNCGFLEEKIDFKVVLLIRSDIFAVLNDTDLNKLKVINTLNITWGEKVSSDSPLLHLVVKKAKKSNLYLNSLSDIRVLKTLFPQDVKKIAPERFILERTFFRPRDIITLLNLIIHKYPESRYFGWKGLHEIKSSYSEYLFDEVRNEMIGHISQEEIDQGLKLLKNYNQHFFEYSDLRTYYEANKTLYSKIDLDKILIEFFKFNVIGNKWFNRFKQKEYYTWAHRDSRAEIDLNKEIVIHLGLREHLSM is encoded by the coding sequence ATGAGCGGTTTTAAACTAAGAGATATTTACTTAGGTGTAAATGATGGAAAAAAAGAAGCATTATACAAAAATGATTTCGAGAATTATTTTGTTGAATATAATAACAATTACAATGATATTTTAAAGCCTGAAAAATATCTAATTATTGGTAGAAAAGGTTCCGGAAAAACAATTTTAGCAGAATATGTTAAGAAACAGGCTGTGAAAAAAAATTCATGGTATTGTAAAATTAAATCTTATAAAGATTTTAGATTTCAAGAGTTGATAAATTTTAAAACTAATGATGTATCCCCAAATGAATATTCGGCAATTTGGAGATGGATAATTCTGTTGGATATTGCAAAGCTTATATTTGAAGATCATACTTTAAATGATAAACAAGGAATAAAAAAACTTCAAGACTTTTTTAAAGAAAACTATAATTCTTTAGATATCGATGATAAGAAGATTTTAGAAATTAATAAAAATAATAAAATAAATGGTTCTATACTGACGGAAATTATTAATATAAGTGGTGAAAAAGGTTCTGAAATAAAATTTGGCGATGGAAATTATCTAAACTATATTGAAGATCTTGAACGAGTAATATTAAAAATTTTAAAAAGTAGTAAGAGCAAATACACTTTATTTTATGATGAATTAGATGATAGATTTCAGAATGATGAATTTTATAGAAATTCTCTTATTAGCCTTATTAAAGCTGTTGATTCTTTAAATTGTGGTTTTTTAGAAGAAAAGATTGATTTTAAAGTTGTGCTTCTAATTAGATCTGATATTTTTGCAGTTTTAAATGATACGGACTTAAATAAATTGAAAGTAATCAATACCTTAAACATTACATGGGGAGAAAAGGTCAGCAGTGACTCTCCTTTATTACATTTGGTGGTTAAGAAGGCTAAGAAGTCTAACCTATATTTAAATTCTTTATCTGATATAAGAGTACTTAAAACTTTATTTCCTCAAGATGTAAAAAAGATTGCACCCGAAAGATTTATTTTAGAAAGAACCTTTTTTAGACCAAGAGATATTATAACACTTTTAAATTTAATAATACATAAATACCCAGAATCAAGATATTTTGGATGGAAAGGTTTACATGAAATTAAATCTTCATATTCAGAATATCTATTTGATGAAGTAAGGAATGAGATGATTGGACATATCTCTCAAGAAGAAATTGATCAAGGGTTAAAATTGTTAAAAAATTATAATCAACATTTCTTTGAATATTCTGATTTAAGAACTTATTACGAAGCGAATAAGACTCTTTATAGTAAAATAGACTTAGATAAAATTCTGATTGAGTTTTTTAAGTTCAATGTAATAGGTAATAAATGGTTTAATAGGTTTAAACAGAAAGAGTATTATACATGGGCACATAGAGACTCTCGTGCCGAGATCGATTTAAATAAAGAAATAGTTATTCATTTAGGATTAAGAGAACATTTATCAATGTAA
- the aqpZ gene encoding aquaporin Z, with translation MKKLFAEFFGTFWLVFGGCGSAIFAAGIPDSGIGILGVALAFGLTVLTMAYAVGHISGGHFNPAVTFGLLAGGKFPAKDLIPYVVAQCIGAIAAAGCLYVILQGAGAFTAEGPGAFATNFYEMAGYHGRSYSMAAAFLAEFLLTAFFLIIIMGATDKYANGKFAGIAIGFALTLIHLISIPITNTSVNPARSLSQAVFVGGNAMSQLWLFWVAPILGGVVGGLIYKFLLQRDSEVVD, from the coding sequence ATAAAAAAACTTTTTGCTGAATTTTTTGGCACATTTTGGCTTGTTTTCGGTGGTTGCGGAAGTGCTATTTTCGCCGCCGGAATTCCCGACAGCGGTATCGGAATTTTAGGTGTCGCTCTTGCTTTTGGTCTTACGGTTCTTACCATGGCGTATGCGGTAGGACATATTTCCGGAGGGCATTTCAATCCGGCCGTGACTTTCGGTCTTTTGGCAGGTGGTAAATTTCCGGCCAAAGATCTTATCCCATATGTTGTGGCACAATGTATTGGCGCTATTGCTGCTGCAGGATGTCTGTATGTAATTTTGCAGGGTGCAGGTGCGTTTACTGCAGAAGGTCCCGGTGCATTTGCAACAAACTTTTATGAAATGGCCGGCTATCACGGTAGAAGCTATTCTATGGCCGCTGCTTTTCTCGCTGAATTTTTATTAACTGCTTTCTTCCTGATCATCATCATGGGAGCAACTGATAAATATGCCAACGGAAAATTTGCAGGCATCGCAATCGGTTTTGCTTTAACATTAATTCATTTAATTTCAATCCCAATTACAAACACGTCCGTAAACCCTGCGAGATCCCTTTCTCAGGCAGTTTTCGTAGGTGGAAACGCCATGTCTCAGCTTTGGCTGTTCTGGGTAGCCCCGATTCTGGGAGGTGTTGTTGGAGGATTGATCTATAAATTTTTGCTTCAAAGAGATTCTGAAGTGGTAGATTAA
- a CDS encoding acyl-CoA thioesterase, translating into MSLVYEKQIRVTEDHIDGNNHVNNVQYVHWVEEIAGEHWDFVKHRTEYPEDIWMLLDHHIQYKKQVYLGDIIKIKTYPKAPEGIKQPRKVEFYCNDKLVVDSTTLWVLIDVKTQKIKRLESDWLDKL; encoded by the coding sequence ATGAGTTTAGTTTATGAAAAACAAATACGGGTAACAGAAGATCATATTGATGGCAATAATCACGTCAATAATGTTCAGTATGTTCACTGGGTGGAGGAGATTGCCGGTGAACATTGGGATTTTGTAAAACACAGAACGGAATATCCGGAAGATATCTGGATGCTTCTGGATCATCATATTCAGTATAAAAAACAGGTGTATTTAGGTGATATCATCAAAATAAAGACCTATCCTAAAGCTCCGGAAGGCATTAAACAACCCCGAAAAGTTGAGTTTTACTGCAATGACAAACTTGTTGTGGATTCGACTACGCTTTGGGTTTTAATTGATGTAAAGACACAGAAAATTAAGAGGTTGGAAAGTGATTGGCTGGATAAACTGTAA
- the queD gene encoding 6-carboxytetrahydropterin synthase QueD produces MIRITKIFTFETAHVLYNYDGKCKNMHGHSYKLFVTVKGKPINDLENPKNGMVVDFGDIKTIVKSEIVDVWDHAVLINALSPHKELGEDLEQKGHKVIYCTFQPTCENMLYAIAAKIKSRLPEGISLAYLKLHETENSYGEWFAEDNQ; encoded by the coding sequence ATGATACGTATTACAAAAATTTTTACATTCGAAACGGCTCATGTGCTGTATAATTACGACGGAAAATGTAAAAATATGCATGGACATTCCTATAAACTGTTTGTAACGGTGAAAGGGAAACCGATAAATGATTTGGAAAACCCTAAAAATGGGATGGTTGTGGATTTTGGAGACATCAAAACAATTGTAAAATCTGAAATTGTAGATGTTTGGGATCATGCCGTGTTGATCAATGCGCTTTCTCCTCACAAGGAGCTGGGTGAAGATCTTGAGCAGAAAGGGCATAAAGTGATTTACTGTACTTTTCAGCCCACTTGCGAAAACATGTTATACGCCATCGCAGCAAAAATAAAATCGAGGCTTCCTGAGGGGATTTCTTTGGCTTATCTAAAACTTCACGAGACCGAAAACTCTTACGGAGAGTGGTTTGCAGAAGATAATCAGTAA
- a CDS encoding UDP-2,3-diacylglucosamine diphosphatase: MLKTIINLEPGKKVYFASDQHFGAPNPKESKVREERFIRWMDEIKHDAQVLFLMGDLFDFWHEWKHVIPKGYVRVLGKIAELKDRGIHVYFFVGNHDLWMKDYLEEEIGCTVFYKKQYFEIAGKQFLLAHGDGLGPGDKGYKRMKKLFTNPVAQWFFKWLHPDIAMKIALYLSQKNKMISGDEDKAFLGEDKEFLIIYSKEKLKTQKIDYFIYGHRHLPMVLDLEQKAKYINLGDWISYFTYGVFETDFELKTFEKSTKKITS; this comes from the coding sequence GTGTTAAAGACAATCATCAATTTAGAACCTGGAAAAAAAGTATATTTCGCTTCAGATCAGCATTTTGGTGCGCCCAATCCAAAGGAAAGCAAAGTTCGTGAAGAGCGGTTTATCCGTTGGATGGATGAGATCAAGCATGATGCTCAGGTTTTGTTTTTAATGGGTGATTTGTTTGATTTCTGGCATGAATGGAAACATGTGATTCCGAAAGGATACGTCCGTGTTTTAGGAAAAATTGCAGAATTGAAGGATCGTGGAATTCATGTGTACTTTTTTGTGGGCAACCATGATCTTTGGATGAAAGATTATCTGGAAGAAGAAATCGGATGTACGGTTTTTTACAAAAAACAGTATTTCGAAATTGCAGGAAAGCAGTTCCTGTTGGCTCACGGAGACGGTTTGGGACCCGGTGACAAAGGATATAAAAGAATGAAAAAACTGTTTACAAATCCTGTTGCCCAGTGGTTTTTTAAATGGCTTCACCCCGATATTGCTATGAAAATTGCGCTGTATTTATCGCAAAAAAATAAAATGATTTCCGGGGATGAAGACAAAGCATTTTTGGGAGAGGATAAAGAATTTCTGATCATTTACTCGAAAGAAAAGCTCAAAACTCAGAAGATAGATTATTTCATCTACGGTCACCGCCATCTTCCGATGGTGTTGGATCTGGAGCAAAAAGCAAAATACATCAATCTTGGAGACTGGATTTCATATTTTACGTACGGTGTTTTTGAAACGGATTTTGAATTGAAAACCTTTGAAAAAAGCACAAAAAAAATTACCTCTTAA
- a CDS encoding TlpA family protein disulfide reductase: MKKIIILFSILFYCLLTAQERYFFIQPDLESKIGKHFPIENYKNQQGENFTSDDLKGKITFINFWSTTCEPCIKELPYLNKLKETLGTQVNFLAITHDSKEKVDKFLAKREFNFSHITDSGQELKSYFPILRNPLTFIIDKNGNVKEITGIVDETKFDTIVKILNE, translated from the coding sequence ATGAAAAAAATAATAATCCTTTTCTCTATCTTATTTTACTGCCTTTTAACAGCTCAAGAAAGATATTTTTTCATACAACCCGACCTCGAAAGTAAAATCGGGAAACATTTCCCTATTGAAAATTATAAAAACCAGCAAGGTGAAAATTTTACTTCTGATGATTTAAAAGGGAAAATCACATTCATCAATTTTTGGTCAACGACTTGTGAACCTTGCATCAAGGAGCTTCCTTATTTAAATAAATTAAAAGAGACTTTAGGAACACAAGTAAATTTCCTTGCCATTACCCACGACAGCAAAGAAAAGGTTGATAAATTTCTGGCAAAACGGGAGTTTAATTTTAGCCATATTACCGATTCCGGGCAGGAATTAAAATCTTATTTTCCCATTTTAAGAAACCCTTTAACTTTTATTATTGATAAAAATGGCAATGTAAAAGAAATTACAGGAATTGTTGACGAAACCAAGTTTGATACGATTGTGAAAATTTTAAATGAATAA